In Nomascus leucogenys isolate Asia chromosome 3, Asia_NLE_v1, whole genome shotgun sequence, the genomic window CCTGATACAGTGCCACACTCTTCAGACatttaatattaagaaatagCTAATGAAGTAAAATGTAAAGAAGTCATACTGGAGACCAAAGGGTGAGGTGATGCTGAAATCAGCTAGGCTCTTCAAAAATCTATACCCTGGTTTGGAGGAAAGCACATTTGAGTTGAATAGGACGTTAGAGATTCATCTAATCCAAGTCTCtggttttacaaatgaagaaacagaagcttATTTTTTCCACTGGCTCACAAAACACTAACATCCTGAAAAGATGCTATAAATCCACAATTAACTTACTTAATTAGTCAATGATGTAACCAAGTGGCTATACTTTCAGCCCTTATACCTGTGGGATGTTTTATAAAGTGAGCCACTGGTAACAGAGAAGCTGACCAAGGCCCTAGATGCACCTGGGGGCAGACtgtcagcaagagaaaaataatttgaaatgtcaGACATGCCCTATTAAAACCTGTTCTAGGCTCAGACCAGGGttcattttcccttctttgtAGGAGACACACATCTGAGCACGTTCACAAACTCCAGCTCTGCTAGGGCAAGCATTGGGGCAAAAATACCATTCTGCCCAGAACACTTAGAACTAACACAGGTGGACAACTGGAAACCTCCAAACCCGCAGGGGCAAGACCTATACATAGCTATCTTTAATTTCTCAATAATTGTCAGTCACTTGTTttgcaaatcaaaaacaaaaaaaatcactggttTTGCTTCATAGCCTTATTTATCTAAGATTTTTAAGTCTCACATTAAAAAGTGGTTgtaggtcaggtgtggtggctcgtgcctgtaatcccaacattttgggaggccaaggcaggcagatcgtttgagctcaggactctgagaccagcctgggcaacatggtgaaaccttgtctttacaaaagaaaatacaaaaaaatagctgggtgtggtggcacacacctgtgtgtgcatgtgtgtgtgtggttccggctattcaggaggctgagacaggaggattgcctgagcctgggaggttgaggccacaatgagccatgatcataccactgcactccagcctgggtggcaaagtgagactccaaaaaacaaaaagtggttgtaagtgattttattttttcttttctattttccagtgTTTCTGTAAtgctttcatatttcttttggcagtaagaaaataaaggctaatttttaaaaacaatatcataGTCTACAAAATTAAAGGATGCATAGAGTTCCCTCTTGACTATGTGACATCTAGACTGAATGAACTGTCTGTGTGGCACAGTGGAACAGTGCAGCCTCAGGATTCTGACAGATTTTTGGATCCCAGTTCTACCACTAACCTTGGGCAGGATTTTAGTCCCTCTGAGATCTgctttcttcacctgtaaaaatggaaacaataatacctacctcacaaCATCCTGTAAGAATAAAATGatgcacagtgcctgacacataggtGTCCATAAATGTCAACCCCTTCTCCCTATACTCCACAAAAACCCTTGAGTAAAAGGAATCACCACAGCCTGCACCAGCCACTTGCCATCCCCCTCACTGCATTCACCTTTTAAATTTGCAAGAATCCTGTCTCCTCCATTTTGCGCTATTGCTCTGAAGAGTTGCTATTGTGCTTAGAAAAATTTCTACATTTTATGTTCTCTCTTTTACAACTGTAGATGCAgataaaacatttcttaaaactaTCTTCCCATAAATGATAATGCACGTTTCCTAAAGCACATATCATGtataaaaacaattctgaaaaataagACTGAATTAATTTGTACATTGTCTCTTAAAGTGCACCAAAGTAAATAATAATGACCTTTAAAATGTTGCTAACCTTCTTgggttagtttttaaaataaaactaaatatatattgaTTGAGATGTTTGGCTCCAATGTGATGGTAAAAAGCAGCAGtgtcttccagaaaaaaaaaaaagtcttgataaACTCAACTAAGCACACCTTAGCAGCACACAAAATGCCTACAATTCAATGTGACTGCAGGCTCAATAAAGCACAATCCTGATTCCCactatgaaaacaaaatcaatcaaggaaaaaccccaaaaccaaaaaaaatctcaCCCTAAATTGAGGATTTCTATTGAACCATGGAGGTAATATTTGTAATCACTTTCCTATTGTTTATTCTTGGTAACAGAACTATAATTACCATTCTTTCTTTACActgctcacacacatacacacacaaaccctataaaaaacaataaaatataagtgGAGAGGCTGTGAGAAAGAAAATTCAATGTCAATAAAGAACAAGCATCACCCAAAATGTCAGTCAGTTCCAATATTCACACCACCGTCCGATGTTCCCCACACACATAGACAGCACTGGGACGTATCCGTCGCCTTGTGTGACCAGGGAGCTGCGGCAAAAACTTGAAGGACTTAGGCATCATGTCCAGGCAAGCATCATGGAATTTCTTAATCCTCCAGTAGTAGATCAGCGGATTCAATGCAGACTTGAGGTAGCAGAGCCACAGTAGCCAGGTGCTAATCTCAAAAAAGTTGTGCTGATAGTAAAAGTGCTTACTGAATGTTGCCACAAGGCTGTAAGTGGTGAACGGGGCCCAGCAGACAATGAAGACAGCAAAGAGAATCAAAATAGTGGTGAAGGCACGTGTTTTAAAGCCCATGTCAATGCTCATCTGGAAAGGTCTCTGCAGACTCATGAGACCCAGTTTGCTGGCCTGGCTGAGGCATATACCTTCAGGGTAGCTATGGATCCTCAAGGCATTGTGCCGAAGGGTGTTGAGTATGCCCATAAATGAGTACAGTATTACCAGGAAGGgtatgaagaaagaaatgagagaaatcaAAATCACATAAGCCTGGTAGCCTGGATTGGTTGTGTACCCAAACACACACTGGGGAGCTCGGGAAGGTATCTGCAGGTCAGGGTTTCCTACGGCTAAAGGAAAAGCTACACAAAAGGAAGTTGCCCAAGAAACTGCAATCAGAACCTTAGCTCTATATGGGTTTAGCTTATCCTGCCTCTGGACTATAATAAGGAACCTATCTATGCTAATGATGAGCAGGATGGCTACTCCTTCTATCACAAATAACCAGAAAAACATAGCAGATACCCTACAGAAGAATTTCCCAAAAATCCATCGGGTAGTAAGAATAGTTACCAGGGCAAAGGGCATGTTCAGCACTGCAAGCAACATGTCTGCAAAAGCTAGGCTGGCAAGGAGGATGTTAATTGCAGATCTCATGGCAGCTTTTTGGTAAACCATGAGGCAAACAACTAAGTTCCCAAGAAAAGACACAAACAGAATGAATATCATTATAGCAGAAAGGGTGATCTGAAGAGGCAAGTTTAGGCTCTTAAATGCTGCTGGTGTTGTGGGCACAGCTGTACTATTCACCGTCAAGGAACTCAAACCAGTGGGAGCCATGGTTTCAAAACTATATCTAAGCAATGGACTGATGTCAGGATGCTGGAATGGTGGAGGGAGTGTAATATTCATGTAGGTGTTTTCATACACGACAAATGTTGTGTTGGATGTCCCGGTATGGAACGCAGTCAACACTGCCGAGAAGACCATGGTTTCAGTAGGATGGAAGGTGCAAGCAGAGATGCAGGTGTTCTTCAAGCATTTCAACACAGAACAGTAGTATCAGGTTCCATTGATGGGCTTGGAAATACATTCTGGAAAAAGGACAATGAGTTCCATCTTCCACAAGAGTCCTTTTGCCtgaaaacaaaacgaaaacacgAAAAGTAAATGAGAAATGAGATTTGTAAATAACATTTAACTCCAGGGCTGCCTTTCATCATGAAGGATCAGTTTTGCCCTTTTtgaccctttaaaaatattttagcctCCAGTGTAGTCAACACTAAAATATTGTTCTGTTATTTTATCTTTAGTCAACCATGGTGGAAATTTCATGACATtcatatataaagcaaaagtgCGAGGAATCTCAAAATGTATTACTGCcccaaagacaaaaattataatcttactgttaatttttaaaatatttccagtgCCTTCAATTTTAATTAAAcgttaattttaattttcctgcTTTTCTATAGTCACTATTAATACAGATTTTTATTACCTGGTTCTCTtgagcactattttttttttaattaatagttCTTTGGTACAAGTTCTTACTCTAATTTTACATTAGCACAAAATCGGATGACAAAGAAACCTAAAGCAGGTTCCCTATTTCACACATAACAATTACACACTTTAGTTCTAACATCCTTATAAGTACACACTAGGTAATTGTCAATGAAGATCTGAAACATTTTCTTGGcttgctttctatttatttatttatccaattaattcattaatttttttcatttttagtttttgaattaaaaattcattcatttttaatttctttccagaAGTTCCACCACCAACCATACTGGAGAATTTActcaagaggagaagaaaaattcTAAGTAAGAAGTCTtggtaatattttcaaaagttttattttactaaagCTCTCTTTGCTTCTCAtagtctctcttctctcccaaGTCCACTGActttcatcctttcttttctgATTGTATACATctatcttctctattttcttctcccTAAAAAACCAGTCTTATTTTGTGTTAGCAACTTGATCAGAATATGTCAACCAAATAACAAAGATAGAGATGTTAAAGGAGAGATGACTAGAAAAGTATTCAGGTATGAAGAATCTATTCCAGAAAACTTACAAAGATATTTAGTTAGCTTGCTCCAAAAAGTTTCTTATCACCTTTCTCTTATCCTAACCCCCAATTTCTTACCCAAATTTCTGTAGCTCTAGAGTTTTCTGTAAGGGCCTTTCTTTATCTGCTGTCTTACACATTTTGTGGTATGGGTTTTTCCTTCTGTAGGTCTTTACTGGAGAGGTAACCTCTTTATAGTTAGAAAGAAGTCTCTGAATTTCTGGCTAGATTCCTTTAATAAGCTCTTAAGAGACTGGGAAAACATACACGTATAGCAGTTTAAAACGAATTGCAGTTTACTCATTATTTTGACTTAGAAtcagtcattgatt contains:
- the GPR63 gene encoding probable G-protein coupled receptor 63; amino-acid sequence: MVFSAVLTAFHTGTSNTTFVVYENTYMNITLPPPFQHPDISPLLRYSFETMAPTGLSSLTVNSTAVPTTPAAFKSLNLPLQITLSAIMIFILFVSFLGNLVVCLMVYQKAAMRSAINILLASLAFADMLLAVLNMPFALVTILTTRWIFGKFFCRVSAMFFWLFVIEGVAILLIISIDRFLIIVQRQDKLNPYRAKVLIAVSWATSFCVAFPLAVGNPDLQIPSRAPQCVFGYTTNPGYQAYVILISLISFFIPFLVILYSFMGILNTLRHNALRIHSYPEGICLSQASKLGLMSLQRPFQMSIDMGFKTRAFTTILILFAVFIVCWAPFTTYSLVATFSKHFYYQHNFFEISTWLLWLCYLKSALNPLIYYWRIKKFHDACLDMMPKSFKFLPQLPGHTRRRIRPSAVYVCGEHRTVV